The following coding sequences are from one Triticum aestivum cultivar Chinese Spring chromosome 5A, IWGSC CS RefSeq v2.1, whole genome shotgun sequence window:
- the LOC123105930 gene encoding uncharacterized protein, with protein sequence MPSRAKLHLLRLKTARVLHPAHHTYHSSTYKARTYAGTRTRARLIMEVSGSAHDLGDSFSYGWLNQAPPSFDRLAADAGQYSSGGSRSSFIDMEDPSELFSMRWTTTAATDFDFGLPAPGDGGAASPAQLVSASQIFRGGRLLPCEPGGCSGTSVQEDGDGSVARRAKDAVPRLSPPSSPLFHSAQSTPLSLSACSSATSKHAGQRPMTRRRGGSSPWKVLLRYVRFLMPLYRKARARHAHSRVAPAGSPSRGSTSSAVEWCHGNADTAVHDAILYCKKSSGKDALP encoded by the exons ATGCCGTCCCGTGCCAAGCTTCATCTCCTCAGACTCAAGACAGCGCGCGTGCTGCACCCTGCGCACCACACGTACCACTCCTCCACCTACAAAGCTCGTACGTACGCTGGCACGCGCACGCGCGCGCGGCTTATCATGGAGGTGAGCGGCTCGGCGCACGACCTCGGCGACAGCTTCTCCTACGGCTGGCTCAACCAGGCGCCGCCCTCCTTCGACCGCCTGGCTGCCGACGCCGGTCAGTATTCCTCCGGGGGCTCCAGGTCCTCCTTCATCGACATGGAGGACCCCTCCGAGCTCTTCTCCATGCGGTGGACCACGACGGCGGCGACCGACTTTGACTTCGGCCTCCCGGCGCCAGGCGACGGAGGCGCCGCGTCCCCCGCGCAGCTGGTCAGCGCCAGCCAGATCTTCCgcggcggccgcctcctcccctgcgaGCCCGGCGGCTGCTCCGGCACCTCTGTGCAAGAAGACGGCGACGGCTCGGTGGCCCGTCGCGCCAAGGACGCCGTGCCGCGGTTGTCGCCTCCGTCGTCGCCGCTGTTCCACTCGGCGCAGAGCACGCCGCTGTCGCTGAGCGCGTGCTCCAGCGCGACGAGCAAGCACGCCGGGCAGCGCCCGATGACGAGGCGGCGCGGCGGGTCGTCGCCGTGGAAGGTGCTGCTGAGGTACGTGCGGTTCCTGATGCCGCTGTACCGCAAGGCCCGGGCGAGGCACGCGCACAGCAGGGTGGCGCCGGCGGGGAGCCCGTCGCGCGGGTCCACGTCGAGCGCCGTCGAGTGGTGCCACGGCAATGCCGACACGGCCGTCCACGACGCCATCCTCTACTGCAAGAAGTCCAGC GGAAAAGATGCACTGCCATGA